A single region of the Phyllostomus discolor isolate MPI-MPIP mPhyDis1 chromosome 14, mPhyDis1.pri.v3, whole genome shotgun sequence genome encodes:
- the KCNJ10 gene encoding ATP-sensitive inward rectifier potassium channel 10 → MTSVAKVYYSQTTQTESRPLMGPGIRRRRVLTKDGRSNVRMEHIADKRFLYLKDLWTTFIDMQWRYKLLLFSATFAGTWFLFGVVWYLVAVAHGDLLELGPPANHTPCVVQVHTLTGAFLFSLESQTTIGYGFRYISEECPLAIVLLIAQLVLTTILEIFITGTFLAKIARPKKRAETIRFSQHAVVAAHNGKPCLMIRVANMRKSLLIGCQVTGKLLQTHQTKEGENIRLNQVNVTFQVDTASDSPFLILPLTFYHVVDETSPLKDLPLRSGEGDFELVLILSGTVESTSATCQVRTSYLPEEILWGYEFTPAISLSASGKYIADFSLFDQVVKVAPPSGLHDSTVHYGDPEKLKLEESFREQAEKEGTALSVRISNV, encoded by the coding sequence ATGACATCAGTTGCCAAGGTATATTACAGTCAGACCACTCAGACAGAAAGTCGGCCCCTAATGGGCCCAGGGATACGACGGCGGAGAGTTCTGACAAAAGATGGTCGCAGCAATGTGAGAATGGAGCACATTGCTGACAAGCGCTTCCTCTACCTCAAGGACCTGTGGACAACCTTCATCGACATGCAGTGGCGCTACAAGCTTCTGCTCTTCTCTGCAACTTTTGCAGGCACCTGGTTCCTCTTTGGAGTGGTGTGGTATCTGGTAGCCGTGGCCCATGGGGACTTGCTGGAGCTGGGCCCCCCAGCTAATCATACCCCCTGTGTGGTACAGGTCCACACACTCACTGgggcctttctcttctcccttgaATCCCAGACCACCATTGGCTATGGCTTCCGTTATATCAGTGAAGAGTGTCCACTGGCCATCGTTCTTCTGATTGCTCAGTTGGTGCTCACCACCATCCTGGAAATCTTCATTACAGGTACCTTCCTGGCGAAGATTGCTCGTCCCAAGAAGCGGGCTGAGACTATCCGTTTCAGCCAGCATGCAGTCGTAGCTGCCCACAATGGGAAGCCCTGCCTTATGATTCGAGTTGCCAATATGCGTAAGAGCCTCCtcattggctgccaggtgacaggCAAACTGCTTCAGACCCATCAGACCAAAGAGGGTGAGAACATCCGGCTCAACCAGGTCAATGTGACTTTCCAAGTAGACACAGCCTCTGACAGCCCCTTCCTCATTCTGCCCCTTACCTTCTACCATGTGGTAGATGAGACCAGTCCATTGAAAGACCTCCCCCTTCGCAGTGGTGAGGGTGACTTTGAGCTGGTGCTGATCCTAAGTGGGACAGTGGAATCCACGAGTGCCACCTGCCAAGTGCGTACTTCCTACCTGCCAGAGGAGATCCTTTGGGGCTATGAGTTCACACCTGCCATCTCACTGTCAGCCAGTGGCAAATACATAGCTGACTTCAGCCTTTTTGACCAAGTTGTGAAAGTGGCCCCTCCTAGTGGCCTACATGACAGCACTGTACACTACGGAGACCCCGAAAAGCTCAAGCTGGAGGAATCATTCAGGGAACAAGCTGAGAAGGAGGGCACTGCCCTTAGTGTACGCATCAGCAACGTCTGA